One genomic segment of candidate division KSB1 bacterium includes these proteins:
- the tuf gene encoding elongation factor Tu: MAKQKFVRTKPHVNIGTIGHVDHGKTTLTAAITQALEKKGLAQFKSYDQIDNAPEEKARGITINTAHVEYETEKRHYAHVDCPGHADYVKNMITGAAQMDGAILVVSAADGPMPQTREHILLARQVGVPYIVVFLNKVDMVDDPELLELVELELRDLLKQYQFPGDEIPIIRGSALEALSHPNDPVKNKPLYDLMDAVDRYIPTPVRDVDKPFLMPVEDVFSITGRGTVGTGRIERGRIKVGDEVEIVGLGAKRKSVVTGIEMFRKLLDQGEAGDNVGLLLRGVDKEELERGMVIAAPGTITPHTKFTAEVYVLKKEEGGRHTPFFNGYRPQFYFRTTDVTGVAHLPPGVEMVMPGDNITMEVELITPIAMDEGLRFAIREGGRTIGAGAVAKIKE; encoded by the coding sequence ATGGCAAAACAAAAGTTTGTGCGTACCAAGCCGCATGTGAATATCGGCACGATTGGTCATGTCGATCACGGCAAAACCACGCTGACGGCGGCTATCACACAGGCGCTCGAAAAGAAAGGTCTGGCGCAGTTCAAGAGCTACGATCAGATCGACAATGCACCCGAAGAAAAGGCACGTGGTATCACGATCAACACCGCGCATGTCGAATATGAAACCGAGAAGCGTCACTATGCCCACGTGGACTGCCCCGGCCATGCCGACTACGTCAAGAACATGATCACCGGTGCGGCCCAGATGGACGGTGCCATTCTGGTGGTGAGCGCCGCCGACGGCCCCATGCCACAAACCCGCGAGCACATCCTGCTGGCGCGCCAGGTCGGGGTGCCTTACATCGTTGTGTTCCTGAACAAGGTTGACATGGTCGATGATCCCGAACTGCTGGAGCTGGTCGAGCTGGAATTGCGCGACCTGCTCAAACAATATCAGTTCCCGGGTGACGAGATTCCGATCATTCGTGGCAGCGCGCTGGAGGCACTGAGCCATCCCAATGACCCGGTCAAGAACAAGCCGTTGTACGATTTGATGGATGCGGTCGATCGTTATATTCCGACGCCGGTTCGCGACGTTGACAAACCTTTCCTGATGCCGGTGGAAGACGTGTTCTCCATCACCGGTCGCGGCACGGTCGGCACCGGTCGTATCGAGCGTGGTCGCATCAAAGTCGGTGATGAAGTGGAAATCGTTGGTTTGGGTGCCAAGCGCAAATCCGTGGTGACCGGCATCGAGATGTTCCGCAAACTGCTCGATCAGGGAGAAGCCGGCGACAACGTCGGTTTGTTGCTGCGCGGCGTCGACAAGGAGGAGCTGGAACGCGGCATGGTCATCGCGGCGCCCGGGACGATCACCCCGCACACCAAGTTCACGGCGGAGGTGTACGTGCTGAAGAAAGAAGAAGGCGGCCGCCACACGCCATTCTTCAACGGTTACCGTCCGCAGTTTTACTTCCGCACCACCGATGTCACCGGCGTGGCGCATCTGCCGCCCGGCGTGGAGATGGTGATGCCCGGGGACAACATCACCATGGAAGTCGAGCTGATCACTCCCATTGCCATGGATGAAGGCTTGCGCTTTGCCATCCGCGAAGGCGGCCGCACCATTGGTGCCGGCGCGGTGGCGAAGATCAAGGAGTAA
- the rpsJ gene encoding 30S ribosomal protein S10, translating to MVGQKIRIKLKAHDHRLIDKSTDKIIRTAKQTGAAISGPIPLPTKRSIYTVLRSPHVDKKSREQFETRIHKRLIDILNSNAKTVDALMKLELPAGVDVEIKV from the coding sequence GTGGTTGGACAAAAGATACGGATCAAGCTCAAGGCGCACGATCACCGGTTGATCGACAAATCGACCGACAAGATTATTCGAACGGCGAAGCAGACGGGCGCTGCCATTTCCGGCCCGATCCCTCTCCCGACGAAACGATCCATCTACACGGTGCTGCGCTCGCCCCACGTGGACAAGAAATCGCGCGAGCAATTCGAGACGCGCATCCACAAGCGTTTGATCGACATTCTCAATTCAAACGCCAAGACGGTGGACGCGTTGATGAAGCTGGAATTGCCCGCGGGCGTCGATGTCGAGATCAAAGTCTGA